One part of the Enterococcus sp. DIV1094 genome encodes these proteins:
- a CDS encoding O-antigen ligase family protein — protein sequence MNIKNQRILTFFMWTVAIFPIIDVLNGLFLSIGVRFPIGVAYRLLFFLFLITMIVLGRITRSYYTYLTYGFIATTLALFLLQSAFLQYSWSWMIADLSVYVKYLLWILIPYFVYQRKELISQVRYDRLFIIISVLFTLGLLIPYLLGLGYQTYDNSDAGYKGYFFANNDTSFAFIVSITFTVQALIDSIKEQTHRRSLFLGGLFAGNFICLVLVGTKTGIFYGLVTLFYLLWRLVKGIKRQALMQQLFIWLFSFFGIFWLFIQGFPLMIQAVEGTYLRLVYFYHLFDGDLVRLISSSRSDFLIGGMSAFLEDEWRHFTMIFGQGFEYRLANFGRLGLIEMDFFDTLFGQGFLGTSLLLIMGAYFLYLAFQPSKRSVYSLALVVVFFYSFFAGHVLYSALSSTFLGLICGGIILTEKE from the coding sequence ATGAATATAAAAAATCAGAGAATCCTCACTTTTTTTATGTGGACTGTGGCGATTTTCCCAATCATCGATGTGTTGAATGGCTTGTTTCTAAGTATCGGTGTTCGTTTTCCGATTGGTGTCGCTTATCGCTTGCTCTTTTTTTTATTTCTGATCACTATGATCGTTTTGGGAAGGATCACACGTAGTTATTATACGTATTTGACCTATGGTTTTATCGCGACCACACTTGCGCTGTTTTTATTACAGTCTGCTTTTCTACAGTATTCCTGGTCGTGGATGATTGCGGATCTGTCGGTGTATGTCAAATATCTTTTATGGATATTGATTCCTTATTTTGTGTATCAACGGAAGGAACTGATTTCCCAAGTCCGTTATGATCGGTTATTCATCATCATCAGTGTTCTATTTACACTTGGATTACTGATTCCCTATCTCTTAGGGCTAGGCTATCAAACTTATGACAATTCTGATGCTGGCTATAAAGGTTATTTCTTTGCAAACAATGATACAAGTTTTGCGTTTATTGTTTCGATTACTTTTACTGTTCAAGCATTGATTGACTCAATCAAAGAGCAAACACATAGACGCTCACTTTTTTTAGGTGGTCTATTTGCTGGGAATTTCATTTGTTTAGTCCTTGTTGGCACGAAGACGGGCATTTTTTATGGACTAGTCACCTTGTTTTATCTCTTGTGGCGATTAGTCAAAGGAATCAAACGACAAGCACTGATGCAACAGTTATTTATTTGGTTGTTTAGTTTTTTTGGTATTTTTTGGTTATTCATACAAGGGTTTCCTTTAATGATCCAAGCCGTTGAAGGGACTTATTTACGTTTGGTTTATTTTTATCATCTATTCGATGGCGATTTGGTCCGCTTGATCTCTAGTTCTCGGAGTGATTTTTTGATTGGTGGCATGTCTGCTTTTTTAGAAGATGAGTGGCGTCATTTTACCATGATTTTTGGACAAGGATTCGAGTATCGTTTAGCGAACTTTGGGCGTTTAGGCTTGATTGAAATGGATTTCTTCGATACGCTCTTTGGTCAAGGTTTTTTAGGAACTAGTTTGTTGCTGATCATGGGTGCTTATTTTCTCTATTTAGCCTTTCAACCAAGTAAACGTTCAGTCTATAGTTTGGCATTGGTCGTTGTCTTTTTTTACAGCTTTTTTGCCGGTCACGTTCTGTATTCTGCATTGTCTTCTACGTTTTTAGGACTGATTTGTGGTGGGATTATTTTAACAGAGAAAGAGTGA
- a CDS encoding lipopolysaccharide biosynthesis protein has protein sequence MKKILIRLGFFSIGSLGSAVLNLVLLPVTTTFLSPEEYGKTSMFFLAQTFLIYVIYLGFDQAFTREYHDYENKKALLQQAMMIPLIGAVVLAMNLVLYAKHFSLILFEDPSYTHAIYLLALSAIFLIFERFILLNLRMQNKAFIFSVYSILVKLIILLFTLLFLYFGSPTFITVVYGMLVGQILGDCVLIIGNSIFFYPLITKIDKTLLKNLYRFGLPTVIGTFLYSLLTIIDKVMLRHFADFASLGIYTAAFKVASALMVLQVSFANFWIPTAYEWYKKGKPLRYYERVSHLMMFLLSFCFLFMVLFKEGIVLLLSSEYSEAQYLFPLLSFYPLMMTISETTNLGIVFSKKSQLNIAASLVAVLAAGMTHLLLVPLLGATGAAIATGFGYLLFFFSRTYFSMKHWEGFSVKRQVSLALLLYVFALFTAFNRIFWLEKGLVLLLMCIVLIVYRHELKIVKTFVQERKIREV, from the coding sequence TTGAAAAAAATACTTATAAGATTGGGCTTTTTCTCGATTGGCTCGTTAGGTTCAGCGGTCTTGAATCTGGTACTTTTACCAGTGACGACGACCTTTTTAAGTCCAGAAGAATACGGGAAAACGAGTATGTTTTTTCTTGCCCAGACGTTTTTGATCTATGTGATCTATCTAGGCTTTGATCAGGCGTTTACCCGAGAATACCATGACTATGAAAATAAGAAGGCGCTGTTGCAGCAAGCGATGATGATTCCCTTGATTGGGGCTGTTGTTTTAGCGATGAACTTGGTTCTTTATGCGAAGCACTTTTCACTGATTTTATTTGAAGATCCGAGCTATACTCATGCGATCTATTTGTTAGCTTTATCAGCGATTTTCCTGATTTTTGAGCGTTTTATTTTATTGAATCTTCGTATGCAAAATAAAGCATTTATTTTTTCGGTTTATAGTATCTTGGTCAAGCTCATCATTTTATTGTTCACATTGCTATTTCTTTATTTTGGCAGTCCTACTTTTATTACGGTCGTTTATGGGATGTTAGTAGGACAAATTTTAGGAGATTGCGTACTGATCATCGGGAATAGCATATTCTTTTATCCACTCATTACTAAGATCGACAAAACGTTGCTCAAAAATCTGTATCGTTTTGGTCTCCCAACGGTGATAGGTACTTTTCTCTACAGTTTATTGACGATCATCGACAAAGTCATGTTGCGGCATTTTGCTGATTTTGCTTCGTTGGGGATTTATACTGCTGCATTTAAGGTAGCGAGTGCATTGATGGTCTTGCAAGTCAGTTTTGCGAATTTTTGGATTCCGACTGCCTACGAATGGTACAAAAAAGGCAAACCGCTGCGCTACTATGAGCGTGTCAGTCACTTGATGATGTTCCTGTTATCCTTTTGCTTTTTGTTCATGGTTCTCTTTAAGGAAGGAATCGTGTTATTGCTATCTAGTGAATACAGTGAAGCGCAGTATTTGTTTCCGCTACTCTCCTTTTATCCTTTGATGATGACGATCAGTGAAACGACGAATTTAGGCATCGTCTTTTCCAAAAAAAGCCAGTTGAATATCGCTGCTTCGCTAGTGGCAGTATTAGCCGCAGGGATGACTCATTTATTACTTGTGCCGCTATTAGGTGCGACAGGTGCAGCGATCGCAACAGGTTTTGGCTACTTGCTTTTCTTTTTTTCACGAACCTATTTTTCGATGAAGCATTGGGAAGGTTTTTCAGTCAAACGACAAGTGAGTTTAGCGCTGTTACTTTATGTTTTTGCTCTTTTTACCGCATTTAACCGAATATTCTGGCTAGAAAAAGGACTGGTGTTGCTTTTGATGTGTATCGTGCTCATCGTTTATCGTCACGAACTGAAAATCGTCAAAACATTTGTCCAAGAAAGGAAAATTAGAGAAGTATGA
- a CDS encoding YveK family protein produces the protein MKKEINIKKLKQVVQQKKGWIFMIISLPLLSMFVYLHLFAEPIYQKSAQLLVSQADHSTGQRLETQMIQADLQLINTYSAIILSPRILNAVSEALNEDYSISELSERLSVSNATNSQIIEINAYHRSPKVAARIANTTAKIFSEEIPSIMNIDNVTILAEDEVLPNERPTRPHRFLLLTLTFFLSLLLAFTFVFVLLVLERSFSSTTEIEEILDLQILGEVSKEKQTPKFEPNPPRSTRRRARV, from the coding sequence ATGAAAAAAGAAATAAATATCAAAAAATTAAAGCAAGTCGTGCAGCAAAAAAAAGGCTGGATTTTTATGATCATTAGTCTTCCCTTACTAAGCATGTTTGTCTATCTTCATTTGTTTGCTGAACCGATCTATCAAAAAAGTGCGCAGCTGTTGGTCAGTCAAGCTGATCATTCGACAGGGCAACGGTTAGAAACGCAGATGATCCAAGCTGATCTTCAACTAATCAATACGTATAGTGCGATCATCTTGAGTCCAAGGATTTTAAATGCGGTCAGTGAAGCACTAAATGAAGACTATAGCATTTCAGAATTAAGTGAACGATTGAGTGTTTCAAATGCAACAAATTCGCAGATCATTGAAATCAATGCTTACCACAGAAGTCCAAAAGTTGCTGCGAGGATCGCGAATACGACTGCAAAGATTTTCAGTGAGGAGATCCCGAGTATTATGAATATCGATAATGTGACGATTTTAGCGGAAGATGAGGTTTTACCCAATGAAAGACCGACTCGTCCTCATCGATTTCTTCTGCTCACGTTGACTTTTTTCTTAAGCTTATTACTGGCATTCACTTTCGTCTTTGTCTTGCTTGTATTGGAAAGAAGCTTCTCTTCAACGACAGAGATCGAAGAAATATTGGATCTACAAATACTGGGTGAAGTGAGTAAAGAAAAGCAAACACCTAAATTTGAGCCGAATCCTCCAAGAAGTACGAGACGAAGGGCGCGTGTGTGA
- a CDS encoding sugar transferase, with protein sequence MDRPTIDNEELRVAPNRYIYWKGMIEFFISLFLLVLLSPLLFLICVSIKCCDWQAPILFKQVRVGKNEQTFLMYKFRTMHPGAEKRLNDFLDKNEIEGPMFKLKNDPRITKIGRFLRKTSLDELPQLVNVLRGEMALIGPRPPLEREVAEYSDTDKKRLTITPGCTGLWQVSGRNELSFHEMVVLDLYYIENLTVWLDLKIFVKTIGTVLLSKGAF encoded by the coding sequence ATGGATAGACCAACAATTGACAATGAAGAGTTACGTGTTGCGCCGAATCGCTATATCTATTGGAAAGGTATGATCGAATTTTTTATAAGCTTGTTTCTTCTAGTATTGCTTAGCCCATTGTTGTTCCTAATTTGTGTGAGTATAAAATGTTGCGACTGGCAAGCACCGATCCTCTTTAAACAAGTGCGAGTTGGTAAAAACGAACAGACATTTTTAATGTATAAGTTCCGAACGATGCATCCAGGAGCAGAGAAACGCTTAAACGATTTTTTAGATAAAAATGAAATCGAAGGGCCGATGTTCAAATTAAAAAATGATCCACGTATTACAAAGATCGGTCGTTTTCTGCGAAAGACGAGTTTGGACGAACTTCCACAATTAGTAAATGTTTTACGAGGCGAAATGGCACTGATAGGTCCACGTCCTCCTTTGGAAAGAGAAGTGGCAGAGTATTCTGATACGGACAAAAAAAGACTGACGATCACTCCTGGTTGTACAGGACTTTGGCAAGTGAGTGGCCGGAACGAATTGAGTTTTCATGAAATGGTCGTGTTGGATCTCTACTATATCGAAAATTTGACTGTATGGTTGGACTTGAAAATTTTTGTGAAGACGATCGGGACAGTCTTATTATCTAAAGGAGCTTTTTGA
- a CDS encoding nucleotide sugar dehydrogenase, protein MKINVIGLGYIGLPTAITFAHYGVEVVGVDISEAVVDSLQRGQAPIEEPEIETYLAKALENQKFKAQLVPEKSDAFIIAVPTPNKEDQYGSCDLTYLKAAMQAVLPYVEKGNTVIVESTIQPRTMEDLVAPFFEAEGFVIGQDLYLLHCPERVLPGKIFEELIRNNRIIGGMTAACIDQGKKIYQTFVQGEMLGTSAGIAELSKLMENTYRDVNIALANELVQIGDRLNIDALEVIRLANQHPRVNIHQPGPGVGGHCLAVDPYFVVAAAPEKAKLIQLGREINANMPEFIIKKIKEIVPDHKGGKIAILGLAYKGNIDDARESPAIDIVARLRQQSNYEVVTYDPYVPISDVSQLEEALSGSDLAVILCDHDVFKEIPTESIEEMNQAVVFDTKNILTNISSFEQAYSLGKLPVTK, encoded by the coding sequence ATGAAGATAAACGTTATTGGGCTAGGCTATATTGGATTGCCGACAGCAATCACTTTTGCGCATTATGGAGTAGAGGTAGTGGGTGTCGATATTTCTGAAGCGGTGGTGGATTCTTTACAACGAGGACAAGCCCCGATTGAAGAACCAGAGATTGAGACATATCTAGCAAAGGCATTAGAAAATCAAAAATTCAAAGCACAACTTGTTCCAGAAAAATCCGATGCTTTTATTATTGCCGTTCCGACGCCAAATAAAGAAGACCAATATGGCAGCTGTGATCTGACGTACTTGAAGGCGGCAATGCAAGCAGTTTTGCCTTATGTAGAAAAAGGCAATACGGTCATCGTCGAATCCACGATCCAGCCACGTACGATGGAAGACCTGGTGGCACCATTTTTTGAAGCAGAGGGATTCGTTATCGGACAAGATCTTTATTTACTTCATTGCCCTGAACGCGTATTGCCAGGAAAAATATTTGAAGAGTTGATTAGGAATAATCGAATCATTGGTGGGATGACTGCTGCCTGTATCGATCAAGGAAAGAAAATCTACCAGACATTTGTACAAGGGGAGATGTTGGGAACTTCTGCCGGAATAGCGGAGTTATCAAAATTGATGGAAAACACGTATCGTGATGTGAACATCGCCTTAGCCAACGAACTGGTGCAAATAGGCGATCGTTTAAATATTGATGCGTTGGAAGTGATTAGATTAGCTAATCAGCATCCACGTGTGAATATTCATCAGCCAGGGCCTGGCGTTGGTGGTCATTGCTTGGCAGTTGACCCATATTTTGTTGTCGCAGCCGCACCGGAAAAAGCAAAGCTGATCCAGTTGGGGCGTGAGATCAATGCAAATATGCCTGAATTTATTATCAAAAAAATAAAAGAAATCGTACCTGATCATAAAGGCGGAAAAATCGCTATTTTAGGACTTGCTTATAAAGGCAATATCGATGATGCGAGAGAAAGTCCGGCAATCGATATTGTTGCAAGGTTAAGACAGCAATCAAATTATGAAGTAGTCACTTATGATCCATACGTGCCAATTTCAGATGTATCGCAGTTAGAAGAAGCTCTTTCAGGGAGTGATCTGGCAGTGATTCTCTGTGATCATGATGTATTCAAAGAAATCCCGACAGAAAGTATCGAAGAAATGAATCAAGCGGTCGTTTTTGATACGAAAAATATTTTAACGAACATAAGCAGTTTTGAACAGGCGTATTCGCTTGGGAAGCTACCAGTAACAAAGTAA
- a CDS encoding WecB/TagA/CpsF family glycosyltransferase: protein MNRQRRIEILGSKLDPLTFVETVSAVEEMIEQGIHAQHVSINAGKINLMHADPELQKIVNRAALITADGQSIVWAAHYLGYDVPERVTGIDLFRELVKLSAEKGWRPYYLGATEEVVASVVAHDQKKYPDLTIAGYHHGYFSHEESPKIAQKIANAKPDLLFVAFSSPQKEIWLETFREVLQVPFAMGVGGSFDIVAGKTKRAPLWMQKTGLEWFYRFIQEPIRMFDRYIKGNLRFLRTVWREKRTNA, encoded by the coding sequence ATGAATAGACAGCGCCGAATAGAGATTCTTGGAAGTAAGTTAGATCCGTTGACGTTTGTTGAGACTGTTTCTGCAGTCGAAGAAATGATTGAACAAGGTATCCATGCACAACACGTTTCAATAAACGCAGGTAAAATAAATTTGATGCACGCAGATCCCGAGTTACAAAAGATCGTCAATCGTGCAGCGCTGATTACTGCGGATGGCCAATCGATCGTTTGGGCGGCACATTATTTGGGCTATGATGTGCCAGAAAGAGTCACCGGCATCGATCTCTTTCGTGAATTAGTAAAGTTATCTGCGGAAAAAGGTTGGCGTCCTTATTATCTCGGTGCAACAGAAGAAGTCGTGGCTTCTGTCGTCGCGCATGATCAAAAAAAATACCCTGATCTTACGATCGCAGGCTACCATCATGGCTATTTTTCACATGAAGAGTCTCCGAAAATCGCTCAAAAAATCGCAAATGCAAAACCGGATCTCCTTTTTGTTGCTTTTTCCAGCCCTCAAAAAGAAATCTGGCTAGAAACTTTTAGAGAAGTGTTGCAAGTTCCCTTTGCAATGGGAGTCGGTGGAAGTTTTGATATCGTCGCAGGTAAGACAAAGCGCGCGCCTCTTTGGATGCAAAAGACAGGCCTAGAATGGTTTTATCGTTTCATTCAAGAGCCAATCAGGATGTTTGATCGTTACATCAAAGGCAATCTCCGCTTTTTAAGAACGGTTTGGCGAGAGAAGCGAACGAACGCATGA
- a CDS encoding CpsD/CapB family tyrosine-protein kinase, giving the protein MRSMKESYSITREQYKLIRENIEYLCTQQEVKTILVTSGESGTGKSTVSANLAVAYAQKGSRTLLIDADLRKPTQHKRFMKEAHVGLSNYMRRDVSIASCIQRVNLENFEFSIITSGPILPNPNDLLSSPKLTATLEQLKQEYDVVIIDTPPINIVSDALILSKKVDGVVVVVHADKTNKQAAKNSVKKLRMVDANILGVVLNGTDNAKNYYY; this is encoded by the coding sequence ATGCGAAGTATGAAAGAAAGTTATTCGATTACGAGAGAGCAATATAAATTGATTAGAGAAAATATCGAGTATTTATGTACGCAACAAGAGGTAAAAACGATTTTAGTGACTTCAGGGGAAAGTGGTACGGGGAAATCTACGGTATCCGCAAATTTGGCGGTCGCTTATGCACAAAAAGGCAGCCGTACTTTGTTGATTGATGCGGATCTACGAAAACCGACGCAACATAAGCGTTTTATGAAAGAGGCGCATGTCGGATTGTCGAATTATATGCGTCGCGATGTTTCAATCGCTAGTTGTATCCAACGAGTGAATTTGGAAAATTTTGAATTTTCAATCATTACGAGTGGACCTATTCTGCCGAATCCGAATGATCTGCTTTCATCACCCAAATTGACCGCTACCTTAGAGCAGCTCAAACAGGAATATGATGTAGTGATCATTGATACGCCTCCAATCAATATCGTTTCAGATGCATTGATCCTCTCGAAGAAAGTAGACGGTGTGGTCGTTGTCGTTCATGCCGATAAAACAAATAAGCAAGCTGCAAAAAACTCAGTGAAAAAGTTAAGAATGGTAGATGCAAATATCTTAGGTGTTGTATTGAATGGAACAGATAATGCCAAGAATTATTATTACTAA
- a CDS encoding immunoglobulin-like domain-containing protein has translation MNKKMSKKATGLLLVSQLTLSMMPITALATEEHEPVSPEMAELIQSNDLLSDLPSAEIVDPDETNQPDNVEEEQLDSESEESPEELADPVEAEEQAETEELQDSEPESAEDHETEVEESEEIEAAEAQLARNVVQVSTNAQLRTALANANVTQIHLANSITMSSSVTWTGTTKSIEGNGHTLTFANNVRLYGNTVNQGLSISNVRIVSRATDTIYQNRTSSVSFTNVIHENSHATGRLLYLNGNNSSVNFLGQNQINAGSLIWANANSRVNVDNGASVHANNNGTARAIHLTNGGQINLASNSLLDVSQNNSGNKVKAVLIEGSSSRVAIASGATFRIASAPNTQKTQEALGLRGSLHVSSGGTLDVVGRSTFSAINLGQSSTFEEGSNVRIQNNHRNGSAIGSYPGTTNYTIRSSRGIQTWARGANFSGDPTFNYQEFNQGSFSVNSYLIKQITSQIQSNDARFNATFNSGRVGKIVTGNFVAGATIQQTTIDELTTTSTQITGQAEPNASLTITIEGQPTLTGRVGSDGTYQVTIPANVALSVGTKVSVTATINGLTSVAETIVGDSEKATLAETTISDLNTDSTSVTGTAEPNAEIVISAGEITLATGRVGSDGIYALTIESQEAGTVVTAQATLDGVSSNIAETIVVRATIAATTLNEVTTTSTTVTGTAEPNAQIEIKVDGDVIATGTVDNDGEFELEIDPQPLGTVILAQASIDGLTSNIASTVVVIDPASTEGTITPNKYNVSSGNLFLTGGYTGHVVSARVHINGVSVRGGTFADGNFEFFVGNRIQSVDDVVEIEALDQNGRVLDRQRVELERDLAGTITPAQYRVGEATITGSFTGDVNLARLIINGTSTNVWGGTFNPDGTFSFFVGNLNIKAEDKVEIQALNRQISGNSEAIEVLDVKEVPVIDQLRGTLTPNRYRPTETTITGTFSGDINFANLLIDGESVGNWGGTFDQEAGTFEFFVHARYRDRVREAAKVEIKTFHRERTNGQTVDHRLVRQPVEVVRGEGTITPEPFKVTENLITGSFTGDINLANLIIDGQSVSWGGTFNTSTKTFTYFVNQTVRHMIRDAEKVELVGYQRKIINGRPVETELDRSILSINREFTGTITPDDYRLGSRVITGTYTGEDINFGRLDIDGLTLWVSAFADGKFTAYLNATQASSITKESKVTIYGVHRFRNQSTEIIAKANVTIVE, from the coding sequence ATGAATAAAAAAATGAGTAAAAAAGCAACTGGCTTATTGTTGGTCAGTCAGTTGACTTTATCGATGATGCCGATTACTGCATTAGCAACAGAAGAACATGAACCGGTTTCACCAGAAATGGCAGAATTGATTCAATCCAATGATTTATTATCTGATTTACCATCTGCTGAAATCGTTGATCCAGATGAAACAAATCAGCCCGACAACGTAGAAGAGGAGCAACTTGATTCAGAAAGTGAAGAATCACCAGAAGAGCTTGCCGATCCTGTAGAAGCGGAAGAACAAGCGGAGACAGAAGAGCTTCAAGATTCAGAGCCAGAAAGCGCTGAAGATCACGAAACAGAAGTCGAAGAGTCTGAAGAAATAGAAGCAGCTGAGGCTCAGTTAGCAAGAAATGTAGTCCAAGTATCTACGAATGCACAATTAAGAACGGCGTTAGCTAATGCGAATGTCACGCAAATCCATTTAGCGAATTCAATCACTATGTCTAGCAGTGTGACATGGACAGGGACAACGAAATCGATTGAAGGAAATGGTCATACTTTGACCTTTGCAAACAATGTTCGCCTATATGGAAATACTGTGAATCAAGGATTGAGTATCAGCAATGTGCGCATCGTGTCTCGCGCGACGGATACGATTTATCAAAATCGAACATCAAGTGTGTCCTTTACCAACGTGATTCATGAAAATAGTCACGCAACGGGGCGTTTATTGTATTTAAATGGCAATAATTCCTCTGTGAATTTTTTAGGACAAAATCAAATCAATGCGGGTTCACTGATTTGGGCGAATGCAAATAGCCGAGTGAATGTGGATAATGGCGCATCTGTCCATGCCAACAATAATGGGACTGCTCGTGCGATCCATCTTACTAATGGTGGACAAATCAACTTGGCGTCTAACAGTTTGCTCGACGTGTCACAAAATAATTCAGGAAATAAAGTGAAAGCGGTATTGATTGAAGGAAGTAGTTCTCGAGTAGCGATTGCTTCTGGGGCGACATTTAGAATCGCTAGTGCGCCAAATACGCAGAAAACACAAGAAGCATTAGGATTAAGAGGATCATTGCACGTTTCGTCTGGTGGAACGTTAGATGTTGTTGGTCGAAGTACTTTTTCTGCCATTAATTTGGGACAATCAAGCACTTTTGAAGAAGGGTCCAATGTTCGCATCCAAAACAATCATAGAAATGGTAGCGCCATCGGTTCTTATCCAGGAACGACAAATTACACGATCCGTTCTTCTAGAGGAATACAAACTTGGGCAAGGGGAGCGAATTTTTCAGGTGATCCAACCTTTAATTATCAGGAGTTCAACCAAGGCTCGTTTTCAGTGAACAGCTATCTTATAAAGCAAATCACTTCTCAGATCCAATCAAATGACGCAAGATTCAATGCGACATTCAATAGTGGAAGAGTTGGGAAAATCGTCACAGGAAACTTTGTTGCTGGCGCAACGATCCAGCAAACAACGATTGATGAATTGACCACAACCTCTACTCAGATCACTGGACAAGCAGAACCGAATGCTAGCTTGACCATCACGATCGAAGGGCAACCAACATTAACTGGTCGTGTAGGAAGTGATGGCACGTATCAAGTGACTATTCCTGCCAATGTGGCTTTATCAGTCGGCACTAAGGTCAGTGTGACAGCGACTATCAATGGGCTTACTTCTGTAGCAGAAACGATCGTGGGAGATAGTGAAAAAGCCACGCTTGCAGAAACGACAATCTCAGACTTGAATACAGACTCAACGAGCGTCACAGGTACAGCTGAACCGAATGCGGAGATCGTTATTAGCGCAGGGGAAATCACTTTAGCTACTGGACGTGTGGGAAGTGATGGGATTTATGCGTTGACGATTGAAAGTCAGGAAGCAGGAACAGTTGTTACGGCACAAGCCACATTGGATGGCGTTTCTTCGAATATTGCAGAAACGATCGTAGTCAGAGCGACGATTGCAGCTACGACATTGAATGAAGTAACAACGACTTCAACAACTGTGACGGGGACAGCCGAACCAAATGCACAAATCGAAATCAAGGTGGATGGTGACGTTATCGCAACAGGAACAGTTGATAACGACGGGGAGTTTGAACTAGAAATCGACCCTCAGCCTTTGGGCACAGTGATCCTTGCACAAGCAAGTATTGATGGACTAACATCGAATATCGCTTCAACAGTGGTCGTGATTGATCCAGCAAGCACGGAAGGAACGATCACACCAAATAAATATAACGTTTCTTCGGGTAATCTTTTCCTGACTGGTGGTTATACCGGTCATGTGGTTTCTGCTCGTGTCCATATCAATGGAGTATCTGTCCGTGGGGGAACATTTGCTGATGGGAATTTTGAATTTTTTGTCGGTAATCGCATCCAATCGGTGGATGACGTTGTTGAAATCGAAGCATTGGATCAAAACGGCAGAGTCTTAGATCGACAAAGAGTCGAATTAGAAAGAGATTTAGCTGGGACGATCACACCTGCGCAGTATCGGGTAGGAGAAGCAACGATTACTGGAAGTTTTACTGGTGATGTGAACTTAGCTCGATTGATTATCAATGGAACATCTACGAATGTGTGGGGTGGAACATTCAACCCAGATGGGACATTCTCTTTCTTCGTAGGGAATCTCAATATCAAAGCAGAAGACAAAGTAGAGATCCAAGCGTTGAATCGACAAATCAGCGGAAATAGCGAAGCCATCGAAGTATTAGATGTGAAAGAAGTACCAGTGATCGACCAATTGAGAGGAACACTGACACCAAATCGCTATCGACCGACGGAAACAACGATTACTGGAACGTTCAGTGGCGACATCAATTTTGCCAATCTATTGATTGATGGGGAATCAGTAGGCAACTGGGGCGGCACGTTCGATCAAGAGGCCGGGACGTTTGAATTTTTTGTCCACGCTCGTTATAGAGATCGGGTGAGAGAGGCTGCAAAAGTGGAAATCAAAACCTTCCACCGAGAAAGAACGAATGGACAAACGGTCGATCATCGTCTTGTCCGCCAGCCAGTCGAGGTAGTCAGAGGTGAAGGAACGATTACACCGGAGCCATTTAAAGTAACAGAAAATCTCATCACTGGGTCATTTACTGGCGATATCAATTTAGCTAATTTGATCATTGACGGTCAGTCCGTTTCATGGGGCGGTACCTTCAACACATCGACAAAAACGTTCACGTACTTTGTCAATCAAACGGTTCGTCATATGATACGTGATGCTGAAAAAGTAGAGTTGGTCGGTTACCAACGGAAAATCATCAATGGTCGTCCAGTCGAAACAGAATTAGACCGCAGTATTCTGTCGATCAACCGAGAATTTACCGGCACGATCACCCCTGACGACTACAGATTGGGAAGTCGAGTTATCACAGGGACTTATACGGGAGAAGATATCAATTTTGGTCGTTTGGATATTGATGGATTGACGCTTTGGGTCAGTGCATTTGCTGATGGGAAATTTACAGCTTACCTGAATGCTACTCAGGCAAGCAGTATCACCAAAGAAAGTAAAGTGACGATTTATGGCGTCCATCGATTCCGAAATCAAAGTACAGAGATCATTGCAAAAGCAAATGTAACGATCGTCGAATAA